The Clupea harengus unplaced genomic scaffold, Ch_v2.0.2, whole genome shotgun sequence genome contains the following window.
acgcccgcacacacacacacacactcattatcacacattttttctctgccaaacatacagacacagacacacacatacacacacatgaactacaTGCTGACTGGCTCTGACGATTTGcatgtgcgtacatgtgtgtgtgtgtgtgtgtgtgtgtgcgtacatgtgtgcatgtgggtcaCCCTAGACATCAGTCTACCAAATGTTACATAACAGATTTAGCACCtggcgcatgtatgtgtgtgtgtgtgtgtgtgtgtgtgtgtgcgggcatgtgtgtgtgtgcgggcatgtgtttgtgtgtgtgtgtgcgggcatgtgtgtgtgtgtgtgtgtgtgtgtgtgtttgggcatgtgtgtgtatgtgtctgtgtgtgtctgtgtgtgtgtgcccaaccCCTCCCCTTATCATGCTATATAAAGGAGCTGTGTGAacactcttcctcacacacactcacattgccTGTGAAATAGTCTCCATTTTATTTGCTTGTAGCTATGGCGACTATATCTGCGACAACCACCTTAGGCGTTTGGGGATTTATTTTGTTGACACTTGTATCCATTGGCAACAGTGAGATCCTGCCTCAAGCGGACTTTAACGTTCAAGGGGTAAGcagacatatttacacacacacacacacacacacacacacacacacacaaacacacacgcacacacccactcatgcacacgcacagacacacgcacacgcacacacacacccactcacacacacacacacaccctcacacacacacacacacagataacacaacAGATAtaggagggatagatagacagaataAAAATGTGGAAAGAATGAAATGATTCATTTTGCCATATTTGGTTGGTGATGAACTTCCTTTGCTTTTGCCTGTtatgtaacatgtgtgtgtttgtgtgtgtgtgtgtgtgtgtgtgtgtgcgtgtgtgtgtgtgtgtgtgtgcgtgtgtgtgtgtgtgtgtgtgtgtaacatgtcatCACATCGCAGGAGAGACGCGCGTTAATATGAAtgactagggttagggttacacTTCTCAACACTTAGTGTTAATATGAATGACTGCCCTGTTGGCAGTACAGTAGGGTAGCACTTAGTATTCATGTGTTCATGCCCCCTTATGATGAGTTAGTATGTACCTAACGGGCTGTTTGCAACTGTTTGGTAAAAGTTACCCGATTGGTTGTTTTTGTACAGATGTCGTAACTgctatctgattggctgtttttGTACAGATATCTGGTAACTGGTACCTGATTGGTTGTTTTTGTACAGATGTCGTAACTgctatctgattggctgtttttGTACAGATGTCTGGTAACTGCtatctgattggttgtttttgTACAGATGTCTGGTAACTGGTACCTGATTGGCTTCGCCACTAACGCTCCCTGGTTTGTGGCCCGTAAGAAAATCATGAAGATGGGAACCGTCCAGATGACGCCAACGCCCAGCGGAGGGCTGACCATAGACCACTCCAGTGTCAAGTAAGACAGACCACTCCAGTGTCAAGTAAGGCCTCatgcagacgaagtctagtttgcctgaacccggggagaaccgtctccggatagccctatcgtgcagacgaactatccacatgtaggtagagcagcacactatcccaatacaaacaactaagcacagtgGAAAAGTGTAAGTCACGAAaaggagccacgtcatacatttagtcCACTCCAGTGTCAAGTAAGATAGACCACTCACTCCAGTGTCAAGTAAGATAGACCACTCCAGTGTCAAGTAAGATAGACCAGACGTGTGTCAAGTCGGGGTTTCAAGTCTCTTATAATGTGTCCCTGCATCCCACtgtgttgaattaaacacccaaaaatcgagcgggtccaccagacccacaacaccttctgagtaacaaaaaaatgaacaccatacaagggttaattAGCTGTTTATACACCCCCATACACGCGACACTATTGGTTAAACTGTATCTCGATCATGACTTTGAGTGAAAACATTGTTGTAATAAAGATGGCGGTCATAATATGCTAGCCATACAAAGCagattgtatgtgtatgtgagtgtgtgtttgttttggtgtgggtgggtattttagtgtgtgtgtgtgcatgtgtatgtgttagttagtgtgtgagtgtatgtgaatgtgagtgtgtgtgtgtatgttagtgtgtgtgagtgtgtgtgtgggtgttagtgtgtgtgcatgtgtatgtgagtgtgtgtctgtgtgtgtgtgtgttagtgtgtgtgtgtgtgtgtgttagtgtgtgtgttaatgtgtgtggtgttagtgtgtgtgtgtgtctaagtgtgtgtgtgtatcagtgttcATTTCGTTAACGAAAAGTTTGATGAAAAATatgcgttaacgacctttttcccatgACTTAGACGTGAAGTTGACGTGACGAAAACagatctttgaaaataaaaactgtgactaaatctatttttactttcgttgacgagacgagacgagacgaaaatgttagTGGTGGACTAACGGACAATCACAAATGTAATGAATTATTTtctctaaacttgtatgcacctagtgcagtacatccttaatatcattggttgaatgttgcccggttctctatccctcctccactcctgagatgcccagacatgcaagagACGTCCTAACAAACATTAGATGATGgctcaagttcaagcactctggaagaaaaggaagaatagatatctggacactctttaattataacttgacagaaaatgaaacacaatgcaccgcaataacggtAGAGATTCcatgtggcttcaaaataggtgggaagaacacaacaaacctcaagaggcacctgaaagcgcacaaccctgcaatttatgccacGGTAAATTAGCTAGAAACTGTCTAAtaactagctaatgttaactagttattggcgtgtattagccaacgttaagtcaACTTCAAAGGgccagtcgagtgtatagggtgtcagcttggatagttAGCTAATATTTATCGATATATAGCCTCCCGTTAGCCTTGGCAAATGATcgccaaaacttttagctagctaacgatgAGTACTATATACGATTAtactagctagcgatagctagtaaactcattgcagaatggactatagggaccattaatcaagaaaaaagaaattaatatatgattggtttacatacccttgtctatttgggcaattgttattatcattggcaccactttccaCTGTCAAAACTAGCCGCCTAGCTCAGTGGCGTagcgtagttacgacgggcccaggtgcaggctattatgacgggccctagtcagtggcgtaaggcagtggttcccaaacatgtAATAGTCCCGTACcccctttttttcatgtttgtaaccgccgccgcgccccctccccagcgcacatattctgcctataacacttgcaACTGTGAAGTTGTCAGGgtggatcactaaccgccgccaccacgccccttccccccgcgcacatattccgccttcagactatttagattgacgtaaatatgtctatggcccaCGACTACGGGCCCCCAATACCCACAGGCCCAGGTGcaaccgcacctgctgcaccccctatagttacgcccctggtcTAGCCAGATCTGTTggttgcacagcaattcatatggaggatatgtggttgatttaactctaagaccaggtaggcatagtatttgtagttgtattgtgctatcacatcatttgaatcttcaaaatctagacttgacaTTCTCTATCTTTtaatgcagtggttctcaaagtggggggcgcgatgtcacagaggGAGAAGATAAGGAAACGACCGcagacctgtcactggttagtgaaagctccctcagtggcgaaatgcaaggggctggactgacacaaacaaat
Protein-coding sequences here:
- the LOC122130560 gene encoding lipocalin-like, with amino-acid sequence MATISATTTLGVWGFILLTLVSIGNSEILPQADFNVQGMSGNWYLIGFATNAPWFVARKKIMKMGTVQMTPTPSGGLTIDHSSVK